A single Capra hircus breed San Clemente chromosome 13, ASM170441v1, whole genome shotgun sequence DNA region contains:
- the UBE2C gene encoding ubiquitin-conjugating enzyme E2 C has translation MASQNRDPAAASVAAARKGAEPSGGAARGPVGKRLQQELMTLMMSGDKGISAFPESDNLFKWVGTIHGAAGTVYEDLRYKLSLEFPSGYPYNAPTVKFLTPCYHPNVDTQGNICLDILKDKWSALYDVRTILLSIQSLLGEPNIDSPLNTHAAELWKNPTAFKKYLQETYSKQVSSQDP, from the exons ATGGCTTCCCAGAACCGCGACCCAGCCGCAGCCAGCGTCGCCGCCGCCCGTAAAGGAGCTGAGCCCAGTGGGGGTGCTGCCAGGGGCCCCGTAGGCAAGAG GCTGCAACAGGAGCTGATGACTCTCATG ATGTCTGGCGATAAAGGAATTTCTGCCTTCCCTGAATCGGACAACCTCTTCAAATGGGTGGGGACCATCCATGGAGCCGCTGGCACA gtatatgAAGACCTGAGGTATAAACTATCCCTGGAGTTCCCCAGTGGCTACCCTTACAACGCACCCACGGTGAAGTTCCTCACACCCTGCTACCATCCCAATGTGGACACCCAGGGTAACATCTGTCTGGACATCCTGAAAGACAAGTGGTCCGCCCTGTATGACGTCAGGACCATCCTGCTCTCCATCCAGAGTCTGCTAGGAG AGCCCAACATTGATAGCCCTTTGAACACACATGCGGCTGAGCTCTGGAAAAACCCCACAG CCTTTAAGAAGTACCTGCAAGAAACCTACTCAAAGCAGGTCTCCAGCCAAGACCCCTGA